A segment of the Desulfofundulus kuznetsovii DSM 6115 genome:
GAGGTTTTTTTATTTGACAGGCCCCGTTTTTCACCCGCTGGTATTGTTGTTGTCCGGCAGCCGCGAAACCATCACGGCCGTGGCTTCACAGCTGGATTACGAGCTGTTCAATTTGCTCATCACCACCCGGGAAGAGGAGGCCATTGAGGCCATTCGCCGGGGCTGGTCCGACGTGCTCATCTTTGAGCCTCCAGACCTGCAGGATCATTCCGGTTGTCTCTCCACTTTTTTACAGGAGCAGGGGGACGCCCTGCCGGTGATTCTCATCACCAGTCCCCAGGACATCTTCCCCGAATGCCCGTGGTTACGGGTGTACGAGGTATTGCACAAGCCCATTAGCAGGCCGGAATTATCCGCCCGGTTAAAATCGGTGGTTACCCTGCGCCAGCTGGAAAAGCAACTTGCCGACCACCCCCTGGCACCCGGAGGGGCGGCCCGGGTGCTCCTGGTGGAGGACAGCCCCCTGCAGCGTAAGATCCTGGCCGGGTACCTGACCGGGGAAGGCATCGAAGTAATTACCGCCGCCGACGGCGCGGAAGCGTTGCGTATAGCCGAACAACAAAGACCCGACATGATTCTCCTGGACGTCGTCCTGCCCGGCATGGATGGTTTTGAAGTCTGCCGGCACCTGAAGGAGAACCCCAGCCTGAAGGACACCCCGGTGGTGTTCATCACTTCCCGCCAGGGACGGGAGGAAAAAATCCGCGGCCTGGAATGCGGGGCGGACGATTTCCTGATCAAACCGGTGGATAAAAGGGAATTGTTAATTCGCACCCATTCCCTGATCCGGCGCAAGCAGTTGATGGATACCCTGGTAAACCAGGCCAGCCGGGACCCCCTGACCGGCCTGTATAACCGGCGCCAGCTGGCCCTTGACCTGCAGCGGGAGCTTTCCCGGGCCAAACGTTACTCCACCCCCCTGGCCTTAATTATGGCCGACGTGGATTTTTTTAAAAACTATAACGATACCAACGGGCACCTGGCCGGGGACGAAATCCTGCGGCAGCTGGCCGGCTTGTTTGTTTCCAACACCCGGGACATGGATACCGTCTACCGCTATGGCGGGGAGGAATTTATCATCCTGCTGCCCCAGACGGACCTGGCCGGGGCGGTTGCCGTAGCGGAAAAACTGCGCCAGAAGGTGGAAAAACACTCCTTCCCCCACGGCGAAAAGCAGACGGGGGGACGGCTGACCATCAGCCTGGGGGTGGCGGTTTACCCGGATCACGGCCGGGACGCCGAAGGTCTGATCCTGGCCGCCGACCAGGCCATGTACCGGGCCAAAAAAGAAGGCCGAAACCGGTACGCCACGGCTACACCTCCCGGCTGAAATTCCCCACCAGAAGACCCGGCACTTTCTTTAACCGGTTAATAAACTCTCCAATACCGGTCATTTCTCCCCGGGCCGGGGGCAGGCGGCCGAAGAGGTAGTCCGGGTCGATGTTCAAATTGCGCAATTGTACCATCTGAACTCCGGTCTCCTGGATAAAGGCCAGGAGGCTTTTAATCTCTTCCTCGCGGTCGGTCAGGCCGGGCAGAACCAGGAGGTTCAGGGAAACAAACACCCCCGCCTGCCGGGCCAGCACGATAGAACGGCGCACGTCCTGGAGATCGTAATTACGGGGCCGGTGGTAGGCGCGATAAACATCAGGCCTGGCGCTGATTAAACTCACCCTTATGGAGTCAACCCCACTGGCGATGATTTTTTCCATGCCGGCAGTGTGGCCGGCATTGGTGTTTATGTTGATCGTCCCCCGGGATACCAGCCGCCGCACCCGGGAAATGGCGGCGGCAATGGTACCGGCGGCCAGGAGCGGCTCACCCTCGCATCCCTGGCCGAAGCTTATAATGGCCCCGGGGGCGCTCCTTAAATGCTCCTCCATTACCTCCACCACCGCTTCCACCGGAGGAGCGGATGAAATGCGCTCCTGCGGGGAGGGGCAGCATTCAGCCGGCTGTCTGGAGATACACCCCAGGCAGCGGGCATTGCAACGGGGGGAAACGGGTACTCCTCCCTCCCAGCGGCGGTAAAAAATATTCTGGGCGGTAAAACAGGAGTACTCCCGGGCGCAACGGGCCAGCTGGGCCAGGATGGGATTCCCGGGACGACGGCCCAGGCGCCCGGAAATCAAACGCCCCAGCTCCGGGGTATTGTAATGTCCGGGATCCCAGCGGTGGGGGTCGTCCGTTTGCCGGGCGGCCACCCACAACCCATCCTTATGCCAGGCCACCGCTGCATAGCCAAAAAGGGGCAGGGGCCTTTCCCCTGCCGGCCGGCGGTAAGCCGGCAAAAGGGTGCGGGTGTAGCCCTGGGGTAAAAGGGCGGCCACGGCAAAGACGGAAACTCCCCGCACCCTTTCCACCAGAACAAAATTACCCCGCCGGTCGAGCCCCACCGGGCTCCCGGCCGGAATGAGCACCAGGGAAGCCCCCCGGGGCAGGGGCATCATCTCAGAAGGGGTTATTTCCACAAAGCGGTCCCCGGTCCGTCCAACTGCGGCCATTTCCGGATGATCGTAAAAACGCCCCCCGGCATCGGCATAAACCAAACGATACACGCTTAAAAACCCCCGTGAAATACGATCCCCAAACCACTGTTCATAAGCCCGTGGATACAGGTGCCCATTCATAATGAACTCATGTATTGGCCCGAATTGTATACGTTTATCTTTAACCAAAATATGGTTATTATATTTTTAAGCCTTAAAGTATAATAACAACAAGGGGAATTATACTTTAGTACAACAAAGCTAAGGCGGTGATTCGTTGAAACCGGAAGATTTCCCTCGCCCCAACGGCCGAATAATTCGTATTCAGGATGGAGGGTGGGCATTTATACCGAATCCACTTCCACCCGCGATAAACTGGACTCCTCAGCTTGTTGCTGAACTTTCCGCCGCGGACCGTGCCATAGGGGAACTTTCCGGCCTGGGTAAGATGATTCCAAATCCTCACCTGTTGATCAGGCCTTTTCTCCGGCATGAAGCCGTGCTCTCTTCACGCATAGAAGGAACACAAGCATCCCTTTCCGATCTTTACGTTTACGAAGCATCGGGCCAGCTCCGGTTGTGGAACGGGGATTTGGTCAGGAAAGATGTTCCTGAAGTGTTCAATTATGTTCGTGCTCTAGAATACGGTCTGCAAAGACTCAAAGAGCTACCAGTAAGCCTTCGATTACTAAGGGAACTACACGCCCTTTTGCTGGAAGAGGTCCGGGGCGCTGGTCGCTCGCCTGGAGAATTTCGAAGGGTCCAGAACTGGATAGGGCCGCCGGGGAGCACTCTTGCAAACGCTGTTTTCGTACCCCCTCCGGTTTCTGAGTTACCGGCTTTACTGGATTCCTTTGAAAAGTTTCTCCACGAAGATATACAGCTGCCACCGCTCTTAAAGCTTGCGATGATTCACTACCAGTTTGAAGCTATCCACCCTTTTTTAGATGGTAACGGACGTCTCGGCCGCATGCTTATCGTATTGCTCCTGTGTGCCTGGGATATCCTCCCGCAACCCTTGCTGTATTTAAGTCCGTACTTTGAATCCCAGCGCGCGTCGTATTACGACCTGCTGCAAGCAGTCAACACAAGTAGTGCATGGGAAAGTTGGTTCATTTTCTTCTTGCGGGGGATACGTTACCAGGCCAGGGATGCCATAACTAGAGCAACTAAACTTCAGGAACTCCAGGCGGCATATAGGGAGCGTTTTCAACGATCAAGGATTTCTGGCGGCTTACTAAGTCTATGTGACCTTCTGTTTTCTTTCCCTGTCGTAAGTATACCCCAGGTTGCACAACAACTCAATGTTACCTATTCTATGGCTAAAAGGTACATGGAAAACCTGATCAAGGAAGGAGTTCTATACGAAATTACAGGCCGGAACAGGAACCGCCTCTACATGGCCAGGGAAATAATTGCGATTCTTGAGAAAACCATCTGAACACCATTCGGGCATGGTCCAACAATTTTACCCCCCATTATAACCAACGGGGGAGGGGCCGGTCAATGACCCGAAAAGGCCCGCTTTGTTCGCGGGCCTTTACACCCTGGTGCGGGTGAGACACAACAGGGGGTCATAGGGTATGCCGTTTAAGCGCACCTCCAGGTGCAGGTGGGGACCGGTGGAACGGCCGGTGCTGCCCACCAGGGCGATAACCTCCCCGGCTTCCACCCACTGCCCCGGCTTCACCAGCACCTGGAGGGCGTGGGCGTAAAGGGTCTCCAGTCCTTCGCCGTGATCAATAACGACCGTGTTGCCGTAGGTACCCCGGGGGCCGGCAAAGGTCACCCGGCCGGACCGTACCGCCCGGATGGGTTCGCCCTCCCCGGCGGCAATGTCCACCCCCTCGTGGGGCCGGCCATCCCGCCAGCCAAAGGGGGAGCTCACCCAACCCACCACGGGCCAGGCCAGCTGATCCACCGGCAGGGCCGCCGTGATAGCTGCTGCCGCCAGGTGATCGCCGTACCCGGCAGGAATGGTCACCTGCTGTCCCGGAACGAGCGTATCAGGGTTTGACAAACCGTTGACGGCCACCAGCCGGGACACGGGCACCCGGTAGCGCCGGGCAATGTCCGAAAGGGTTTCGCCGGGTAACACCGTATGTGTAAGTACCCCGGCGGGAATTTGCAGTACCTGTCCTTCCACGATCAGGTCGGCATCCCGGATACCGTTTGCTTCCTGCAGGGCGGTTACCGGCAGGCCGAAACGGCCGGCAATATCCTCCAGGGTGTCACCGGGCTGCACCCGGTACATATGCCGTTCACCGGCCGGCGGGCCTGTTTCCACCCGGGGGAGGTTGCCGTAGGACACGCCGGTGAGAATGGCCTCATCGGGCGCGGCAAAAAGAGGCATCCTCCCGGGCAGCAGGCACACCACCAGGAAGGCCCCGGCTGCGAGCAATATGGTTAATTTGCGCAGACGTTTCTTAACTAACTTGCCCATGTGCAGTCCTCTCCTTTAGCTGCTTGACGGCGGGGCAGATAAAAATCCCGCGCCATTTTGTGATCAGGCAGTCTAAAAAAGAGGATTGCCCAAAAGCGAGCTGTTTTATACATGGCGGGAGAGTACATTACGCGAACGGTCACTGGCCTTCGGGGGTAATGTCCCGGCGCACATCGGGGGGTCTGTCGGGGGGAACCACCGGGCCGCTCTTGCGGGCAGTACGGAAGAGGCGCAGGAGTTCTTCGTTGGTTTTGTTTTTTTTCATGCGCTCCACGAGCATCTCCATGGCCTCCCAGGGGGCCATGCCCACGGTTGCCTTGCGGAAAAACCAGATCCACTCCAGTTCATCCCGGGACAGCAGCAATTCTTCCTTGCGCGTGCCGGAACGCTGCACATCAATGGCCGGGAACAGGCGCCGTTCCGCCAGGCGGCGGTCCAAAATCAGCTCCATATTCCCCGTACCTTTGAACTCTTCAAAGATCACGTCGTCCATCCGGCTGCCCGTTTCAATGAGGGCGGTGGCCAGAATGGTCAGGCTACCCCCTTCCTCCAGGTTGCGGGCGGCACCGAAGAACCGCTTGGGCTTATGGAGCGCCGCCGGATCCACGCCCCCGGACAGGGTACGCCCGCTGGGGGGGATCACCAGGTTATGCGCCCGGGCCAACCGGGTGATGCTGTCCAGCAGGATCACCACATCCTGCTTGTGTTCCACCAGGCGCTTGGCCCGTTCCAGCACCATTTCCGCCACTTTTACATGGTTTTCCGGCGGCTCGTCAAAGGTGGAACTCACCACTTCCCCGTCAACCGAACGTTCGATATCGGTGACTTCCTCCGGCCGTTCGTCAATAAGGAGCACGATGAGGTAAATTTCAGGATGATTCTGGGTAATGCTGTTGGCAATTTCTTTTAAAAGCATGGTTTTGCCTGCTTTGGGCGGCGCCACAATCAAACCCCGCTGTCCTTTGCCGATGGGGGCAACCAGGTCGATAATCCTGGTGGCAACCCTGTCAGGCTGGGTCTCCAGGCGGATCCGCTCCTGGGGGTAGAGAGGGGTGAGGCCGTCGAAATGCAATCTCTCGACGGCTTTCTCCGGATCGACGCCGTTAACCTGTTCCACACGCAAAAGGGCATAGTAGCGCTCGTTTTCCTTGGGCCCGCGCACCTGTCCGGCTACGAGGTCGCCGGTGCGCAGGTCGAACCGGCGGATCTGGGAGGAAGACACGTAGATATCATCGTGGCTGGGCAGGTACTGGAAGGGCCGCAGGAACCC
Coding sequences within it:
- a CDS encoding diguanylate cyclase, which gives rise to MTGPVFHPLVLLLSGSRETITAVASQLDYELFNLLITTREEEAIEAIRRGWSDVLIFEPPDLQDHSGCLSTFLQEQGDALPVILITSPQDIFPECPWLRVYEVLHKPISRPELSARLKSVVTLRQLEKQLADHPLAPGGAARVLLVEDSPLQRKILAGYLTGEGIEVITAADGAEALRIAEQQRPDMILLDVVLPGMDGFEVCRHLKENPSLKDTPVVFITSRQGREEKIRGLECGADDFLIKPVDKRELLIRTHSLIRRKQLMDTLVNQASRDPLTGLYNRRQLALDLQRELSRAKRYSTPLALIMADVDFFKNYNDTNGHLAGDEILRQLAGLFVSNTRDMDTVYRYGGEEFIILLPQTDLAGAVAVAEKLRQKVEKHSFPHGEKQTGGRLTISLGVAVYPDHGRDAEGLILAADQAMYRAKKEGRNRYATATPPG
- the rho gene encoding transcription termination factor Rho, whose translation is MQELYKIARELELTGYSRLRKRELIFEIIKAQTEKNGLIYAQGVLEILPDGYGFLRPFQYLPSHDDIYVSSSQIRRFDLRTGDLVAGQVRGPKENERYYALLRVEQVNGVDPEKAVERLHFDGLTPLYPQERIRLETQPDRVATRIIDLVAPIGKGQRGLIVAPPKAGKTMLLKEIANSITQNHPEIYLIVLLIDERPEEVTDIERSVDGEVVSSTFDEPPENHVKVAEMVLERAKRLVEHKQDVVILLDSITRLARAHNLVIPPSGRTLSGGVDPAALHKPKRFFGAARNLEEGGSLTILATALIETGSRMDDVIFEEFKGTGNMELILDRRLAERRLFPAIDVQRSGTRKEELLLSRDELEWIWFFRKATVGMAPWEAMEMLVERMKKNKTNEELLRLFRTARKSGPVVPPDRPPDVRRDITPEGQ
- a CDS encoding peptidoglycan DD-metalloendopeptidase family protein translates to MGKLVKKRLRKLTILLAAGAFLVVCLLPGRMPLFAAPDEAILTGVSYGNLPRVETGPPAGERHMYRVQPGDTLEDIAGRFGLPVTALQEANGIRDADLIVEGQVLQIPAGVLTHTVLPGETLSDIARRYRVPVSRLVAVNGLSNPDTLVPGQQVTIPAGYGDHLAAAAITAALPVDQLAWPVVGWVSSPFGWRDGRPHEGVDIAAGEGEPIRAVRSGRVTFAGPRGTYGNTVVIDHGEGLETLYAHALQVLVKPGQWVEAGEVIALVGSTGRSTGPHLHLEVRLNGIPYDPLLCLTRTRV
- a CDS encoding radical SAM protein, with amino-acid sequence MYRLVYADAGGRFYDHPEMAAVGRTGDRFVEITPSEMMPLPRGASLVLIPAGSPVGLDRRGNFVLVERVRGVSVFAVAALLPQGYTRTLLPAYRRPAGERPLPLFGYAAVAWHKDGLWVAARQTDDPHRWDPGHYNTPELGRLISGRLGRRPGNPILAQLARCAREYSCFTAQNIFYRRWEGGVPVSPRCNARCLGCISRQPAECCPSPQERISSAPPVEAVVEVMEEHLRSAPGAIISFGQGCEGEPLLAAGTIAAAISRVRRLVSRGTININTNAGHTAGMEKIIASGVDSIRVSLISARPDVYRAYHRPRNYDLQDVRRSIVLARQAGVFVSLNLLVLPGLTDREEEIKSLLAFIQETGVQMVQLRNLNIDPDYLFGRLPPARGEMTGIGEFINRLKKVPGLLVGNFSREV
- a CDS encoding Fic family protein; protein product: MKPEDFPRPNGRIIRIQDGGWAFIPNPLPPAINWTPQLVAELSAADRAIGELSGLGKMIPNPHLLIRPFLRHEAVLSSRIEGTQASLSDLYVYEASGQLRLWNGDLVRKDVPEVFNYVRALEYGLQRLKELPVSLRLLRELHALLLEEVRGAGRSPGEFRRVQNWIGPPGSTLANAVFVPPPVSELPALLDSFEKFLHEDIQLPPLLKLAMIHYQFEAIHPFLDGNGRLGRMLIVLLLCAWDILPQPLLYLSPYFESQRASYYDLLQAVNTSSAWESWFIFFLRGIRYQARDAITRATKLQELQAAYRERFQRSRISGGLLSLCDLLFSFPVVSIPQVAQQLNVTYSMAKRYMENLIKEGVLYEITGRNRNRLYMAREIIAILEKTI